The genome window TCCAAAATAATACTACTAAAATCAAAAATACCGTATGGATATTTCATTGTCTGCTCCTTTTAACGGCCTGATTGCCAGCGTTTTTTGTTAAAAAACTTTTTAGAAAGCCATAATATTTGGAAGATTTTTCATATTATTGCCTTTTTTTAAAGTCTATAAAAGCATATCCTCTCAAATCCCAATGCCACTACTACAAATTTTTGCAGCCGCAGGTTACCATGCCTTTGTTCAAGTTTTTCACCATACTCTTTTACCTGTTTTTTACCATCTTCCATTTGCATTACAATTTCAGGTACCTGATACAGCTCATCTTTAGACAGCTTTTTCGCCTGTTCAGCGCTTAATCCTGCATTTTTAAGCTTTACAAACTTAAACTCAATCAAAACATCAAATACGTTGCCGTATCTTTTATCCGGCCTGATGATCATGGTTAGATCAGCATAGCGTCGGTCAATCTCTTTTTCAGAATCCATGATATAGATAATATCGTTGTAAAGCAGTGTCAGGAATGCTGTCTTTAGTGTCAGTTCATTTGTCCACCTGTAATCCCTGTTATGAAAAACCTTGAAATATCTCTCTTCCATAAACCTGCACAAAGGAGCCATATCCCCTTTTTGATATACTTTTTTTGCAGCATCTTTACCATCATCCCTGTCATCAGGCTCCGGCAAAAGCATTTTTTGAACCCGCTCCACATATAGACTTTGCATAACGAGATTGGGAACTTTTAAAATAACTTCCATATCTTCAGTATCACCTGCAATGGTGAGTACTCCGAAATAATAAAGAAAAGAGACTAAAAATGTATTGTCGCGGGATTTATCCGTCAGCATATCTTTAAGTCCAAAACGATCTTCAATATCTGATATTACAACATCTTGATCTTTTTGCACCAGGTTCATTAAAAGATCTCTTCCACGGGGAATCTGAGCAATATACTCAAGCTTTGCCTCATCTACTGCAAGGTTTGAATCCAGCATTTTTCTCGGATAGCTGCACATTTTTTCAAACTGTTCAAAAAAATACAAAGAAAGCGTTGGATTATAAATTTGTTCATCTGTTGTATGAGAAAAAGTATAACCATTATAGTAAGTCTGCATTAAACTTGCAGCTTCCCGGGCTTTTTCTTTTTCAAAACCGCATTTATCAACAATATCTTTGAGTACATTCTCAATTTCATTCTGCTTAAACCCGCACAGGTCATTAAACTCCGGCTCAAAGTAAATATTCTTTGCAATATTATACCCGCTTGTAATATCGCTCATAACAACAGGTGAAACCCCTGTAATAAACACACGGTCAAACATAGAACCTGAAGTTGATGCTTTTACTGCTTTAAAAAAAGTTCTAAGAGGACCCTCTTCATGCACAAGCGCTTTATATCTGCCTTCAGAGCTTTGAACCCCCATCATAACTGTATTTGCAAAATTATCATACTCATCTATTAGAAGATATACAGGATATGGGGTCATGCGGGCTGAAGTAATAAGAGATTTCATTGAAAAAAGGGCATCTTCCCGATCGATCTCAATCGCAGGCAATTCAAATCCTTTATAATTATAAACTTTATAAAATTCGATAATACATGCATTAATATGATTAAAAAGAGCCTTTTTAACATCTTCAGCGCTGCCGGTGGGATCAACACATGAAAAATCGAGCTTTAAAATAAAATATGAATTACGTAGATCAGTTGGATTTTTTCCGATCTTCAATCCACCAAAGAGCTCTTCAAATTCGTCTTTTTTTGCCACATCATAGTAATTTTCCAGCATGGAGAGCACAAGGCTTTTACCAAAACGCCTGGGACGAATAAAGAGTTGAAAATCCGAATTTTCAAGCAGAGGTATTTTATCTGTTCTGTCACAGTAAAAATAATTTTTAGTATTAATCTTTTTAAAATCAGATATACCGTATGGATATTTCATTGTCTGCTCCTTTTAACGGCCTGATTGCCAGCGTTTTTTGTTAAAAAACTTTTTAGAAAGCCATAATATTTGGAAGATTTTTCATATTATTGCCTTTTTTTAAAGTCTATAAAAGCATATCCTCTCAAATCCCAATGCCACTACTACAAATTTTTGCAGCCGCAGGTTACCATGCCTTTGTTCAAGTTTTTCACCATACTCTTTTACCTGTTTTTTACCATCTTCCATTTGCATTACAATTTCAGGTACCTGATACAGCTCATCTTTAGACAGCTTTTTCGCCTGTTCAGCGCTTAATCCTGCATTTTTAAGCTTTACAAACTTAAACTCAATCAAAACATCAAATACGTTGCCGTATCTTTTATCCGGCCTGATGATCATGGTCAGATCTGCATATCTGCGGTCAATCTCTTTTTCAGAATCCATGATATAGATAATATCGTTGTAAAGCAGTGTCAGGAATGCTGTTTTTAGTGTCAGCTCATTTGCCCATCTGTAATCCCTGTTATGAAAAACCTTGAAATATCTCTCCTCCATGAATCTACACAAAGGAGCCATATCCCCTTTTTGATAGATCTTTTCTGCGGCAAGTTTTCCATCATCCCTGTCATCAGGCTCCGGCAAAAGCATTTTTTGAACCCGCTCCACATATAGACTTTGCATAACGAGATTGGGAACTTTTAAGATTACCTTTAGATCTTCTGTATCACCTGCAATGGTGAGTACTCCGAAATAATAAAGAAAAGAGACTAAAAATGTATTGTCGCGGGATTTATCCGTCAGCATATCTTTAAGTCCAAAACGATCTTCAATATCTGATATTACAACATCTTGATCTTTTTGCACCAGGTTCATTAAAAGATCTCTTCCACGGGGAATCTGAGCAATATACTCAAGCTTTGCCTCATCTACTGCAAGGTTTGAGTCCAGTATTTTTCTCGGGTAGCTGCATCTTTTTTCAAACTGTTTAAAAAAATATAAACAAAGAGTTGGGTTATAAATTTGTTCATCTGCTGTATGGGAAAAGGTATAACCATTATAATAAGTCTTCATTAAACTTGCAGCTTCCCGGGCTTTTTCTTTTTCAAAACCGCATTTATCAACAATATTTTTGAGTACATCCTCAATTTCATTATGCTTAAACCCGCACAGATCATTAAACTCAGGTTCAAAATAAATATTTTCAGCAATATTATACCCGCTTGTAATATCGCTCATAACAACAGGTGAAACCCCTGTTATAAAAACACGGTCAAACATGGAACTTGAAGTTGAGGATTTTACTGCTTTAAAAAAAGTTCTAAGAGGACCCTCTTCATGCACAAGAGCTTTGTACCTGCCTTCAGAGCTTTGAACCCCCATCATTACTGTATTGGCAAAATTATCATACTCATCTATTAAAAGATATACAGGATATGGGGTCATGCGGGAAGCGCTGACAAGAGATTTTAAAGAGTATAGAGCATCATCAAAATTGACTTTTATTTGAGGTAATTCATACCCTTTATATTTATAAAAAGCATAAAATCCTTCAATACAACCGTTAATATGATTAAAAAGAGCCCTTTTCACATCTTCAGCGCTTCCTGTGGGATCAACACACGAAAAATCAAATCTCAAAATAAAATATGAATTACGCAATTCTGTGGGGTTTTTCCCGATTTTTAAATCACCAAAGATCGCTTCAAATTCATCCTTTTTTGCCACATCATAATAGTT of Desulfosarcina sp. BuS5 contains these proteins:
- a CDS encoding AAA family ATPase, with product MKYPYGISDFKKINTKNYFYCDRTDKIPLLENSDFQLFIRPRRFGKSLVLSMLENYYDVAKKDEFEELFGGLKIGKNPTDLRNSYFILKLDFSCVDPTGSAEDVKKALFNHINACIIEFYKVYNYKGFELPAIEIDREDALFSMKSLITSARMTPYPVYLLIDEYDNFANTVMMGVQSSEGRYKALVHEEGPLRTFFKAVKASTSGSMFDRVFITGVSPVVMSDITSGYNIAKNIYFEPEFNDLCGFKQNEIENVLKDIVDKCGFEKEKAREAASLMQTYYNGYTFSHTTDEQIYNPTLSLYFFEQFEKMCSYPRKMLDSNLAVDEAKLEYIAQIPRGRDLLMNLVQKDQDVVISDIEDRFGLKDMLTDKSRDNTFLVSFLYYFGVLTIAGDTEDMEVILKVPNLVMQSLYVERVQKMLLPEPDDRDDGKDAAKKVYQKGDMAPLCRFMEERYFKVFHNRDYRWTNELTLKTAFLTLLYNDIIYIMDSEKEIDRRYADLTMIIRPDKRYGNVFDVLIEFKFVKLKNAGLSAEQAKKLSKDELYQVPEIVMQMEDGKKQVKEYGEKLEQRHGNLRLQKFVVVALGFERICFYRL
- a CDS encoding AAA family ATPase, encoding MKYPYGISDFSSIILEKYFYCDKTDKIPLLENTKSQLFIRPRRFGKSLVLSMLENYYDVAKKDEFEAIFGDLKIGKNPTELRNSYFILRFDFSCVDPTGSAEDVKRALFNHINGCIEGFYAFYKYKGYELPQIKVNFDDALYSLKSLVSASRMTPYPVYLLIDEYDNFANTVMMGVQSSEGRYKALVHEEGPLRTFFKAVKSSTSSSMFDRVFITGVSPVVMSDITSGYNIAENIYFEPEFNDLCGFKHNEIEDVLKNIVDKCGFEKEKAREAASLMKTYYNGYTFSHTADEQIYNPTLCLYFFKQFEKRCSYPRKILDSNLAVDEAKLEYIAQIPRGRDLLMNLVQKDQDVVISDIEDRFGLKDMLTDKSRDNTFLVSFLYYFGVLTIAGDTEDLKVILKVPNLVMQSLYVERVQKMLLPEPDDRDDGKLAAEKIYQKGDMAPLCRFMEERYFKVFHNRDYRWANELTLKTAFLTLLYNDIIYIMDSEKEIDRRYADLTMIIRPDKRYGNVFDVLIEFKFVKLKNAGLSAEQAKKLSKDELYQVPEIVMQMEDGKKQVKEYGEKLEQRHGNLRLQKFVVVALGFERICFYRL